A part of Periophthalmus magnuspinnatus isolate fPerMag1 chromosome 14, fPerMag1.2.pri, whole genome shotgun sequence genomic DNA contains:
- the supt4h1 gene encoding transcription elongation factor SPT4 has product MALETVPKDLRHLRACLLCSLVKTIDQFEYDGCDNCESYLQMKGNREMVYECTSSSFDGVIAMMSPEDSWVAKWQRIGNFKPGVYAVSVTGRLPPGVVRELKSRGVIYKSRDTAVKT; this is encoded by the exons ATGGCATTAGAAACGGTTCCCAAAGACCTTCGGCACCTTCGAGCGTGTCTTCTCTGCTCTTTAGTCAAG ACTATTGACCAGTTTGAATACGATGGCTGTGACAACTGTGAGTCTTATCTTCAGATGAAGGGAAATCGAGAAATGGTGTACGAGTGCACGAGCTCGTCATTTGATGG TGTGATAGCCATGATGAGCCCCGAAGACAGCTGGGTAGCCAAATGGCAGAGGATAG gtaACTTCAAACCTGGTGTATATGCAGTGTCGGTAACAGGAAGACTACCTCCAGGTGTAGTAAGAGAGCTGAAGAGTCGGGGAGTTATCTACAAATCCAGAGACACAGCAGTGAAGACATAG